Proteins from one Dermacentor variabilis isolate Ectoservices chromosome 1, ASM5094787v1, whole genome shotgun sequence genomic window:
- the LOC142576455 gene encoding uncharacterized protein LOC142576455: MTGGTAAIDTETAMSTAAATVYEASSSVSASAAVSEGTAPGLVEQHVCYHCDFFCSAYNSFAQHTKAFHHDCEPVFLCSKCKTKLGVITQYKHHFKICKHITVVASPASPHSDNNVEHMVGHTSSPLEDSKDCQCCC; encoded by the coding sequence atgacaggtggcacggcagcaatagatacagagacggccatgtctactgcagctgcaacagtgtacgaggcaagcagcagtgtgtcagcgtcagcagcagtgtcagaaggaaccgcaccaggcctagtagagcaacatgtgtgctatcactgtgactttttttgtagtgcatacaactcatttgctcaacatacaaaagcttttcaccacgactgtgagccagtgttcttgtgcagcaagtgcaagactaagttaggtgttataacacagtacaagcatcactttaaaatatgcaaacatattacagttgttgcctccccagccagcccacatagcgacaacaacgtggaacacatggtgggacacacctcttccccattagaagatagtaaagactgtcagtgttgttgctag